One genomic segment of Pandoraea sputorum includes these proteins:
- a CDS encoding adenine phosphoribosyltransferase, protein MQIDESPAAYIKSQIRTVPDWPAPGVQFRDITPLLKNPRTLRVLIDVFVHRYMAQRPDYIAGLDARGFILGSILAYELNIGFIPIRKKGKLPYQTVAEEYELEYGSATVEIHADACGPGDRVLLIDDLVATGGTMLAGKKLLERLGATVIEGAAIVDLPELGGSKLIRDAGLDLFLLCSFEGH, encoded by the coding sequence TTGCAGATCGACGAGTCCCCTGCCGCCTATATCAAAAGCCAGATCCGCACCGTGCCGGACTGGCCCGCACCCGGCGTGCAGTTCCGCGACATCACCCCGTTGCTCAAGAACCCGCGCACCTTGCGGGTGCTCATCGATGTGTTCGTACATCGCTACATGGCGCAACGCCCCGACTATATTGCGGGCCTCGATGCGCGCGGTTTCATTCTCGGCTCGATCCTCGCATACGAACTGAACATCGGATTCATCCCCATTCGCAAGAAGGGCAAGCTGCCCTATCAGACAGTTGCCGAAGAGTACGAACTGGAATACGGCAGCGCGACGGTCGAGATTCACGCCGACGCCTGCGGCCCCGGCGACCGAGTGCTGCTGATCGACGATCTGGTCGCCACGGGCGGCACGATGCTCGCCGGTAAGAAGCTGCTGGAGCGGCTCGGCGCGACGGTCATCGAGGGGGCGGCCATCGTCGACCTGCCGGAGCTGGGCGGATCGAAGCTGATTCGCGATGCTGGCCTGGACCTCTTCCTTCTGTGCTCGTTCGAAGGGCACTGA
- a CDS encoding LysE family translocator: MPNLWLFLLTSVAITLVPGPDNMQVIARGIAQGRRAGLAAAAGFTFGCLFHTTIAAVGLAAVLRSSPWAFETIKLFGAAYLIWIGIKALRARGALTLANDTEPQSLGAVFRQSVFANMLNPKVTLFFLVFLPQFVSANAAHPGWQMVLLGLVFMAQTIVVFSAYGWFAGVLGTWLKRRPGAGRWLDRVAGAIFIGLGLRVALQG, translated from the coding sequence ATGCCCAATCTCTGGCTGTTCCTACTGACCTCGGTGGCGATCACGCTTGTGCCCGGGCCCGACAACATGCAGGTCATCGCGCGCGGTATTGCGCAGGGGCGCCGCGCGGGACTGGCCGCTGCGGCCGGGTTCACCTTCGGCTGCCTATTCCATACGACGATTGCCGCAGTGGGCCTCGCGGCCGTGCTGCGCTCGTCGCCGTGGGCGTTCGAGACGATCAAGCTGTTTGGTGCGGCCTATCTCATCTGGATCGGGATCAAGGCGCTGCGTGCGCGAGGTGCGCTGACGCTGGCGAATGACACCGAACCGCAGTCGCTCGGTGCCGTCTTCCGTCAGAGCGTGTTCGCGAACATGCTCAACCCGAAGGTCACGCTCTTCTTCCTCGTGTTCCTGCCGCAATTCGTGAGCGCCAACGCGGCCCATCCGGGCTGGCAGATGGTGCTGCTCGGCCTCGTGTTCATGGCGCAGACCATCGTCGTGTTCAGCGCCTACGGCTGGTTCGCGGGCGTGCTGGGGACGTGGCTCAAGCGCCGTCCGGGGGCGGGGCGCTGGCTCGACCGCGTGGCCGGTGCCATCTTCATCGGTCTGGGATTGCGTGTCGCGTTACAGGGGTAA
- a CDS encoding DeoR/GlpR family DNA-binding transcription regulator, translating to MLAEQRQQYVLEQLAKTGALAISDLVRELGVSRETVRRDLNTLAARGLLLMTHGGALAADRSEPDWTLRENVNAVGKRAIGVRAAELVPDGASVIIDYGTTTRAVAQALLSKHRLRIYTNDWQIARLLGRHHDNRVTLLGGELQDNEDAVQGWDAINQISQYHADFAFIGVGGVTEDGGITDFNRAAAELRARMLLCANVSAVVADHTKFGRVTPVRIRHFEAARYLISDAAPHKSMLAQLRARGPELLIA from the coding sequence ATGCTTGCCGAACAACGCCAACAATACGTGCTCGAACAACTTGCCAAGACCGGGGCGCTGGCGATCAGCGATCTGGTGCGGGAGCTGGGTGTGTCGCGCGAGACCGTGCGACGCGACCTCAACACGCTCGCCGCGCGCGGTCTGCTGCTCATGACCCACGGCGGCGCGCTGGCTGCCGACCGGAGTGAACCCGACTGGACGCTGCGTGAGAACGTCAACGCCGTGGGCAAGCGTGCCATCGGCGTGCGCGCCGCGGAGCTGGTGCCCGACGGCGCGTCGGTCATCATCGACTACGGTACGACCACGCGCGCCGTTGCACAGGCGCTGCTCTCCAAACATCGTCTTCGCATCTACACCAACGACTGGCAGATCGCGCGCCTGCTCGGACGCCATCACGACAATCGCGTGACGCTGCTTGGCGGTGAATTGCAGGACAACGAAGACGCCGTGCAGGGCTGGGACGCCATCAACCAGATCTCGCAATATCACGCCGACTTCGCGTTCATCGGCGTGGGCGGCGTGACCGAAGATGGCGGCATCACCGATTTCAACCGCGCTGCGGCTGAGCTGCGCGCACGCATGTTGCTGTGTGCGAACGTGTCGGCCGTCGTCGCGGACCACACCAAGTTCGGCCGCGTGACGCCCGTGCGTATCCGTCACTTCGAAGCGGCGCGCTATCTCATCAGCGACGCGGCTCCGCACAAGAGCATGCTGGCCCAGCTTCGCGCGCGCGGCCCGGAGTTGCTCATCGCCTGA
- the phnC gene encoding phosphonate ABC transporter ATP-binding protein → MDEAIRIERLTKTFGSRRALDEVALKVMPGEMIALIGASGSGKSTLMRHIAGFVPADQQPGSIEILGRPIQRDGRIVREVRQIRRDIGFVFQQFNLVGRLPVITNVLTGLLARVPLWRSLMFRFTTAERQAALAALAEVGIADFAFQRASTLSGGQQQRAALARTLVQGAKIILADEPIASLDPESARKVMDMLARMNRDHKLTVVVSLHQVDVAMRYCVRTVALHQGRVVYDGPSSALTPDLLRRLYGVQAGELLNENSEDSEASTTGEAKPADAQAPFLTSMSLSLT, encoded by the coding sequence GTGGACGAAGCGATTCGAATCGAGCGACTGACCAAGACTTTCGGGAGCCGCCGCGCACTCGACGAAGTAGCGCTCAAAGTCATGCCGGGCGAAATGATCGCCCTGATCGGGGCCTCCGGCTCGGGCAAGTCGACGCTGATGCGTCACATTGCAGGCTTTGTACCGGCCGACCAGCAGCCGGGCAGCATCGAAATTCTGGGTCGTCCGATTCAGCGCGACGGCCGCATCGTGCGCGAAGTGCGTCAGATTCGCCGCGACATCGGCTTCGTCTTCCAGCAATTCAATCTGGTGGGCCGCCTGCCGGTCATCACCAACGTACTCACGGGTCTGCTGGCCCGCGTGCCGCTGTGGCGCAGCCTGATGTTCCGCTTCACGACGGCAGAGCGTCAGGCCGCCCTCGCGGCGCTGGCGGAAGTCGGCATCGCCGATTTTGCTTTCCAGCGCGCCAGCACGCTCTCGGGCGGTCAGCAACAGCGCGCAGCCCTCGCACGCACGCTTGTGCAGGGCGCCAAGATCATTCTCGCGGACGAGCCGATTGCGTCGCTCGATCCGGAATCGGCGCGCAAGGTCATGGACATGCTCGCGCGCATGAACCGCGATCACAAACTGACGGTGGTCGTCTCGCTGCACCAGGTGGACGTTGCCATGCGCTACTGCGTGCGCACGGTGGCGCTGCATCAGGGCCGCGTGGTGTACGACGGCCCGTCTTCGGCGCTCACGCCGGACCTGCTGCGCCGTCTGTATGGCGTGCAGGCAGGCGAACTGCTGAACGAAAACTCGGAAGATTCCGAAGCGTCGACGACCGGCGAAGCGAAGCCGGCCGACGCGCAAGCCCCATTCCTCACCTCGATGTCCCTAAGCCTCACTTAA
- the phnD gene encoding phosphonate ABC transporter substrate-binding protein, which yields MKLWKTLLAGAAMFASVAAAHAQEINFGIISTDSSAALRQRWQPLIDDMEKQTGIKVTPFFATDYAGVIEGMRFNKVQLAWMGNKGAMEAVDRSQGEVFAKIMYADGTEGYYSLLISNASSPYKTLDDVIKNGKKINFGLGDPTSTSGTLVPGYYVFAKNNIDPRTYFKTARSSNHGANLMAVINNQVDVATNNTEELNKLEATQLEKAKLVHVIWKSPLIPSDPLLWRKDLPDGTKKKIRDFFLSYGKDAHEKEVLKNIYNYGGFRASSDAQLLPIRQLELFKQKVQLESDANIDAAKKKTQLAELDGKLAALDKELNKTK from the coding sequence ATGAAACTGTGGAAAACCCTGCTGGCCGGCGCGGCCATGTTCGCCTCGGTAGCGGCGGCACACGCGCAGGAAATCAACTTCGGCATCATCTCGACGGATTCCAGCGCAGCCCTGCGTCAACGCTGGCAGCCGCTGATCGACGATATGGAGAAACAAACGGGCATCAAGGTGACCCCGTTCTTCGCCACCGACTACGCCGGCGTGATCGAAGGCATGCGCTTCAACAAAGTGCAGCTCGCATGGATGGGCAACAAGGGCGCGATGGAAGCCGTCGACCGCTCGCAAGGCGAAGTCTTCGCCAAGATCATGTACGCCGACGGCACCGAGGGCTACTACTCGCTGCTGATCTCGAACGCATCGAGCCCGTACAAGACGCTCGACGACGTGATCAAGAACGGCAAGAAGATCAATTTCGGTCTGGGCGATCCGACGTCGACGTCGGGCACGCTGGTGCCGGGTTACTACGTGTTCGCGAAGAACAACATCGACCCGCGCACGTACTTCAAGACGGCACGTAGCTCGAACCACGGCGCCAACCTGATGGCGGTGATCAACAATCAGGTCGACGTCGCGACGAACAACACCGAAGAGCTCAACAAGCTCGAAGCCACGCAGCTGGAGAAGGCCAAGCTGGTGCACGTGATCTGGAAGTCGCCGCTGATTCCGTCGGATCCGCTGCTGTGGCGCAAGGACCTGCCGGACGGCACGAAGAAGAAGATCCGCGATTTCTTCCTCTCCTACGGCAAGGACGCGCACGAGAAGGAAGTGCTGAAGAACATCTACAACTACGGCGGTTTCCGCGCGTCGTCGGATGCTCAGCTGCTGCCGATCCGTCAGCTCGAACTGTTCAAGCAGAAGGTGCAGCTCGAGTCGGACGCCAACATCGACGCCGCCAAGAAGAAGACGCAACTGGCTGAGCTCGACGGCAAGCTGGCAGCACTCGACAAAGAGCTGAACAAGACGAAGTAA
- the phnE gene encoding phosphonate ABC transporter, permease protein PhnE: MNTSASITANGRLPGEPPKRSWLSLISWGIFFLVLVWSWSGADMRPLDLIRDSGNMSQFAHDFFPPDFRDWRVYVNEMLVTIHIAVWGTALAVVCSIPMGLLSASNMVPAWVYQPVRRVMDACRAINEMVFAMLFIVAVGLGPFAGVLALWVHTTGTLSKLFAEAVEAIDPRPVEGVRATGARAIDEILYGVLPQVMPLWISYTLYRFESNVRSASVVGMVGAGGIGVVLYEVIRSFQYAQTCAVMVIMVIVVTCIDVFSARVRKMVI, translated from the coding sequence ATGAACACCAGCGCATCAATCACTGCCAATGGCCGCCTGCCGGGCGAGCCGCCCAAGCGTTCGTGGCTGTCCCTGATCAGTTGGGGCATCTTCTTTCTGGTCCTGGTGTGGTCGTGGAGCGGCGCCGACATGCGTCCGCTCGATCTGATTCGCGATTCCGGCAACATGAGCCAGTTTGCGCACGATTTTTTCCCACCTGACTTCCGCGACTGGCGTGTGTACGTCAACGAGATGCTCGTGACGATTCACATTGCCGTGTGGGGGACGGCACTTGCTGTCGTCTGCTCGATTCCGATGGGTTTGCTCTCGGCGTCGAACATGGTGCCGGCGTGGGTGTATCAGCCGGTGCGTCGCGTGATGGACGCGTGCCGCGCGATTAACGAAATGGTTTTCGCGATGCTCTTCATCGTGGCGGTGGGTCTCGGGCCCTTCGCCGGTGTGCTCGCGCTGTGGGTGCACACGACGGGCACGCTCTCGAAGCTGTTCGCCGAGGCGGTCGAAGCGATCGACCCGCGTCCGGTGGAAGGCGTGCGCGCGACGGGCGCTCGCGCCATCGACGAAATCCTGTACGGCGTGCTGCCGCAGGTCATGCCGCTGTGGATCTCGTACACGCTGTACCGCTTCGAGTCGAACGTGCGTTCGGCATCGGTGGTCGGGATGGTGGGCGCAGGCGGCATCGGTGTAGTGCTCTACGAAGTGATTCGCAGCTTCCAGTACGCTCAGACGTGCGCGGTGATGGTGATCATGGTGATCGTGGTGACGTGTATCGACGTCTTCTCGGCACGTGTGCGGAAGATGGTGATCTGA
- a CDS encoding alpha-D-ribose 1-methylphosphonate 5-triphosphate diphosphatase, protein MLIKNARIVTPDTTFTGVVEVREGLIHSVEEGTTQSTEAVDWEGDYLVPGLVELHTDNLEKHLAPRPGVYWNTHAAFAIHDAQVAAAGITTVFDSLVIGERDASGLRSRKLQAECGQALLDTIEAGLFRADHFLHLRCEIATQDAADTFANMCDHPLLRLVSVMDHTPGQRQWHDPVLHRQYHERNGKVPDAQWEAMLADLRAQQERYAIPHRRSIVEMSRARGLPLASHDDTSLEHVEEAQRDGVALSEFPTTLVAARAAHDKSIGVIMGAPNVVRGGSHSGNVAAAELAREDVLDILSSDYVPASLLQAAFQLHNDHADCGWTLSKAMRTVSWNPAQSAGLTDRGGIKPGLRADMVRVAVRPGMPPIPRETYMVGQRIA, encoded by the coding sequence ATGCTTATCAAGAACGCTCGCATCGTCACGCCCGACACGACCTTCACCGGCGTGGTCGAGGTCCGCGAGGGTCTCATCCACTCGGTGGAGGAAGGGACGACGCAGTCCACTGAAGCCGTCGACTGGGAAGGCGATTATCTGGTGCCTGGGCTTGTCGAGTTGCATACCGACAATCTGGAGAAGCACCTCGCACCGCGCCCGGGCGTCTACTGGAACACGCACGCCGCGTTTGCGATTCACGATGCACAAGTCGCCGCCGCCGGTATCACGACGGTGTTCGACTCGCTGGTCATCGGCGAGCGCGACGCGTCGGGTCTACGCAGTCGCAAGCTGCAGGCCGAGTGTGGTCAGGCACTGCTCGACACCATCGAAGCGGGGCTGTTCCGTGCAGACCACTTCCTGCATCTGCGCTGCGAAATTGCGACGCAGGACGCGGCCGACACGTTCGCCAACATGTGCGATCACCCGCTGCTGCGTCTTGTGTCGGTGATGGATCACACGCCGGGTCAGCGTCAGTGGCACGACCCGGTGCTGCATCGTCAGTATCACGAGCGCAACGGCAAGGTGCCTGACGCGCAGTGGGAAGCCATGCTGGCCGATCTGCGCGCGCAGCAGGAAAGGTATGCGATTCCGCATCGTCGCTCCATCGTGGAGATGAGCCGTGCGCGCGGCTTGCCGCTCGCAAGCCACGACGACACATCGCTCGAACACGTGGAAGAAGCGCAGCGCGACGGTGTGGCGCTGTCGGAATTTCCGACGACGCTGGTCGCCGCGCGTGCCGCGCACGACAAGTCGATTGGCGTGATCATGGGGGCACCGAACGTGGTGCGTGGCGGTTCGCACTCGGGCAATGTGGCGGCAGCGGAATTGGCGCGTGAAGATGTGCTCGACATTCTGTCGTCGGACTATGTCCCGGCGAGTTTGCTGCAAGCGGCGTTCCAGTTGCACAACGATCACGCCGACTGCGGCTGGACGCTCTCGAAGGCCATGCGCACGGTGTCGTGGAATCCGGCGCAGTCGGCGGGCCTCACGGATCGTGGCGGCATCAAGCCGGGCCTGCGTGCCGATATGGTGCGCGTGGCCGTGCGCCCCGGCATGCCGCCGATTCCGCGCGAGACTTATATGGTAGGGCAGCGGATCGCTTGA
- the phnL gene encoding phosphonate C-P lyase system protein PhnL, with amino-acid sequence MLRAQGLHKTFRLHAQGGAAIPALEGVDLTVRRGECVALVGPSGSGKSTLLRCLYGNYLAGEGRIEIRHDAGQGEHWVDLTTATAREVLSVRRTTLGYVSQFLRVIPRVTTLDIVAEPLRRLGHGDADAAGRARDLLARLNIPERLWSLAPATFSGGEQQRINIARGLIAAAPVLLLDEPTASLDAQNRAVVSQLITEARAAGSAIVGIFHDEATRDEVATRTLAMRPVLRPAH; translated from the coding sequence ATGCTGCGCGCACAAGGTCTGCACAAGACCTTCCGTCTGCACGCGCAAGGCGGCGCAGCGATTCCGGCACTCGAAGGTGTCGACCTCACGGTGCGACGCGGCGAATGCGTGGCGCTCGTCGGCCCCTCGGGCTCGGGCAAGAGCACGCTGCTGCGTTGTCTGTACGGCAACTACCTCGCGGGCGAAGGCCGCATCGAGATCCGTCACGACGCCGGTCAGGGCGAGCACTGGGTCGATCTGACGACCGCGACCGCCCGCGAAGTGCTCTCCGTGCGACGCACCACGCTCGGCTACGTCAGCCAGTTTCTGCGTGTGATTCCGCGCGTCACCACGCTCGACATCGTGGCGGAGCCGCTGCGACGTCTGGGTCACGGCGACGCCGACGCAGCCGGCCGAGCGCGCGATCTGCTCGCGCGTCTGAACATCCCCGAGCGTCTCTGGTCGCTCGCCCCGGCGACGTTCTCCGGCGGCGAACAGCAACGCATCAACATCGCGCGCGGACTGATCGCCGCCGCGCCGGTGCTGCTGCTCGACGAGCCGACGGCGTCGCTGGACGCGCAGAACCGCGCCGTGGTCTCGCAACTGATTACCGAAGCCCGTGCAGCGGGGAGCGCCATCGTGGGCATCTTCCACGACGAGGCGACCCGCGACGAAGTGGCGACGCGAACGCTCGCCATGCGTCCGGTGCTTCGCCCCGCACATTGA
- the phnK gene encoding phosphonate C-P lyase system protein PhnK, which yields MRPVERHTAPLDEPLLRVTGLGKHYGDRIGCADVSFDLWPGEVVCVVGESGSGKSTLLNALALRHEIDAGSLHYRGTDGVLHDLSALDEAHKRRLLRTEWGFVEQNPRDGLRMNVSAGGNIGDRLMAVGARHFGDIREKARHWMAQVELDPARVDEMPGAFSGGMQQRLQIARNLVTEPRLVFMDEPTAGLDVSVQARLLDLLRSLVERLHLAAIIVTHDIGVARLIAHRLIVMQAGRVVEAGLTDQVLDDPQHPYTQLLVSSVLPV from the coding sequence ATGCGACCGGTCGAACGTCATACGGCACCGCTCGACGAACCGCTGCTTCGCGTGACGGGACTCGGCAAGCACTACGGCGATCGCATCGGCTGCGCCGACGTGAGCTTCGATCTGTGGCCCGGTGAAGTGGTGTGCGTGGTCGGCGAATCCGGCTCGGGCAAATCGACGCTGCTTAACGCGCTGGCCCTGCGGCACGAGATCGACGCCGGATCGCTCCACTATCGCGGCACCGACGGCGTGCTGCACGACCTGAGCGCCCTGGACGAAGCGCACAAGCGTCGTCTGCTTCGCACCGAGTGGGGGTTCGTCGAACAAAACCCGCGTGACGGGCTGCGCATGAACGTGTCGGCAGGCGGCAACATCGGCGACCGTCTGATGGCGGTCGGTGCGCGTCACTTTGGCGATATCCGCGAGAAGGCCCGTCACTGGATGGCGCAGGTCGAACTCGATCCTGCGCGCGTGGACGAGATGCCCGGTGCGTTCTCCGGGGGCATGCAGCAGCGTCTGCAAATCGCCCGCAACCTCGTGACCGAGCCGCGTCTCGTGTTCATGGACGAGCCGACCGCCGGACTCGACGTCTCGGTGCAAGCCCGTCTGCTGGACCTGCTGCGCTCGCTCGTAGAGCGCCTTCATCTTGCCGCCATCATCGTCACGCACGATATCGGCGTGGCGCGACTCATCGCGCATCGCCTGATCGTCATGCAGGCAGGGCGTGTGGTCGAAGCCGGGCTGACCGACCAGGTCCTCGACGACCCGCAACATCCCTACACGCAACTGCTGGTTTCCTCGGTACTGCCCGTATGA
- a CDS encoding alpha-D-ribose 1-methylphosphonate 5-phosphate C-P-lyase PhnJ, translating to MNDAATLQDTPQPSAASVATADGYNFAFLDEHTKRMIRRSLLKAVAIPGYQVPFGSREMPLPYGWGTGGIQVSAAVIGADDTLKVIDQGADDTTNAVNIRRFFARTAGVATTTKTSEATVIQTRHRIPEVSLHDGQILVFQVPMPEPMFRLEPRIVESRKLHALGEYGLMRVRLYEDIVRHGAIATTYDYPVIVNGRYLMSPSPIPKFDNPKLHMNPALQLFGAGRERRLYAIPPYTSVESLDFDDYPFEIQKWDAHCALCGATDSFLDEVITDDEGTRMYVCSDSDYCGERTSANMADVAHAAKERA from the coding sequence ATGAACGACGCCGCCACGTTGCAAGACACTCCCCAACCGTCTGCGGCCAGCGTCGCCACGGCCGACGGCTACAACTTCGCGTTCCTCGACGAACACACCAAGCGCATGATCCGCCGCAGCCTGCTCAAGGCCGTGGCCATCCCCGGCTATCAGGTGCCGTTCGGCAGCCGTGAAATGCCGCTGCCCTATGGCTGGGGCACCGGCGGGATTCAGGTCAGCGCCGCCGTGATCGGGGCCGACGACACGCTCAAGGTCATCGATCAGGGCGCGGACGACACGACCAACGCCGTGAACATCCGTCGCTTCTTTGCGCGCACGGCCGGTGTCGCCACCACGACGAAGACGTCGGAGGCAACCGTTATCCAGACACGCCACCGCATTCCCGAAGTCTCGCTGCACGACGGCCAGATCCTCGTGTTTCAGGTGCCGATGCCCGAACCGATGTTCCGTCTGGAGCCGCGCATCGTTGAATCGCGCAAGCTGCATGCGCTCGGTGAATACGGCCTGATGCGCGTGCGCCTGTACGAGGACATCGTGCGTCACGGCGCGATTGCGACGACTTACGACTACCCGGTCATCGTCAACGGACGCTATCTGATGTCGCCCTCCCCGATTCCGAAATTCGACAACCCCAAGCTGCATATGAATCCGGCGCTGCAACTCTTCGGTGCGGGACGCGAACGACGTCTGTACGCGATTCCGCCGTACACGTCGGTCGAGAGTCTCGACTTCGACGACTACCCGTTCGAAATCCAGAAATGGGACGCGCATTGCGCGCTGTGCGGCGCGACCGACAGCTTCCTGGACGAAGTCATCACCGACGACGAAGGCACGCGCATGTACGTGTGTTCGGACAGCGATTACTGCGGCGAGCGCACGTCCGCGAACATGGCAGATGTGGCGCACGCCGCGAAGGAGCGCGCATGA
- a CDS encoding carbon-phosphorus lyase complex subunit PhnI — translation MYVAVKGGERAIEQSWDLLAKARRGNPDIPALTVTQIREQMRLAVSRVMSEGALYDETLAALAIKQASGDLVEAIFLLRAYRTTLPRLGTTKPIDTASMRLSRRISATFKDVPGGQVLGATYDYTQRLLDFALLAEGLEGETSDAAMHAPLAGELRTNAAPTAAPQPSAATQIPDVPPIAATTRVTDIMKRDGLLEPLNTDGADPEPHDLVHSPLFTPASRTARLQNLARGDEGFLLALGYSTQRGYGNDHPFAGEIRLGQVSIEIEPEELGFAIDIGEIAVTECQMVTQFGGNQDTPPQFTQGYGLAFGHNERKAMAMSLVDRALRTNELGDEATSPAQQQEFVLYHSDNVEASGFVQHLKLPHYVDFQAELELVRRLRAEHAAKYATSGKQVSDDATAPAAQNSQEAA, via the coding sequence ATGTACGTCGCAGTCAAAGGTGGCGAGCGCGCCATCGAACAATCCTGGGACCTGCTCGCCAAGGCGCGACGCGGCAATCCCGACATCCCCGCGCTCACCGTCACGCAAATTCGCGAACAGATGCGTCTCGCGGTCTCGCGCGTGATGAGCGAAGGCGCGTTGTACGACGAAACGCTCGCGGCGCTGGCCATCAAACAGGCATCAGGCGATCTGGTCGAAGCGATCTTTCTGCTGCGTGCCTACCGCACGACGTTGCCACGTCTGGGCACCACGAAGCCGATCGATACAGCGTCGATGCGACTGTCGCGCCGCATCTCGGCCACGTTCAAGGACGTGCCCGGTGGCCAGGTGCTGGGGGCAACGTACGACTACACGCAGCGTCTGCTGGACTTCGCGTTGCTGGCGGAAGGTCTTGAAGGCGAGACGTCAGACGCTGCGATGCATGCGCCGCTCGCTGGCGAACTTCGCACGAACGCCGCACCGACCGCAGCACCGCAGCCGAGCGCCGCCACTCAGATCCCGGACGTGCCGCCCATCGCGGCCACCACGCGCGTCACCGACATCATGAAGCGCGACGGCTTGCTCGAACCGCTGAACACCGACGGCGCCGACCCCGAGCCGCACGACCTCGTGCACTCGCCGCTCTTCACGCCAGCGTCGCGCACGGCGCGGTTGCAGAACCTCGCACGCGGCGACGAAGGCTTCCTGCTCGCGCTCGGCTACTCCACGCAACGCGGCTACGGCAACGATCACCCGTTCGCGGGCGAAATCCGTCTGGGTCAGGTGTCCATCGAGATCGAACCGGAAGAACTCGGCTTCGCCATCGACATCGGCGAGATCGCCGTGACGGAGTGCCAGATGGTCACGCAGTTCGGTGGCAATCAGGACACCCCGCCGCAGTTCACGCAGGGCTACGGACTGGCGTTCGGCCACAACGAGCGCAAGGCGATGGCCATGTCGCTCGTCGACCGCGCACTGCGCACGAACGAGCTGGGCGACGAAGCCACCTCGCCCGCGCAGCAACAGGAATTCGTGCTTTATCACAGCGACAACGTCGAGGCGTCGGGCTTCGTGCAGCACTTGAAGCTGCCGCACTACGTCGACTTCCAGGCCGAGCTGGAACTGGTGCGCCGTCTGCGCGCCGAGCACGCCGCGAAATACGCGACATCCGGCAAGCAAGTGAGCGACGACGCCACTGCCCCCGCTGCTCAGAACTCTCAGGAGGCCGCATGA
- the phnH gene encoding phosphonate C-P lyase system protein PhnH, giving the protein MLTATMPDWSALQPGFDDPVHDAQGVFRAVLDALARPGQLRRVGQRLAHSDEASVAARATLLALADATTPVWLQSPLGEVASALRFHTGAPVLSGEAGLAHAQFALLTDPASCPALERFAFGTAESPEHSATLIVDVPALSVGHTSDGLHLRLRGPGVQTHADVTVGGLDAAFWQARAALAPRFPAGLDLLITAGDTVFGLPRTTHVEVC; this is encoded by the coding sequence ATGTTGACGGCAACCATGCCCGACTGGTCGGCACTGCAACCCGGTTTCGACGATCCGGTCCACGACGCTCAGGGCGTCTTCCGCGCAGTCCTCGACGCGCTCGCCCGCCCCGGCCAGTTGCGCCGGGTCGGTCAACGTCTCGCTCATAGCGACGAAGCCAGCGTTGCCGCGCGCGCCACGCTGCTCGCGCTGGCCGACGCCACGACGCCCGTCTGGCTGCAATCGCCGCTGGGCGAAGTGGCCAGTGCCCTGCGCTTTCACACAGGTGCACCGGTGCTCAGCGGCGAAGCCGGTCTTGCGCACGCGCAATTCGCACTGCTCACCGATCCCGCCAGTTGCCCGGCCCTTGAGCGCTTCGCCTTCGGCACGGCCGAATCGCCGGAGCACAGCGCCACGCTGATCGTCGACGTACCCGCACTGAGCGTGGGACACACCAGCGACGGACTGCATCTGCGTTTGCGTGGCCCGGGCGTTCAGACGCATGCGGACGTCACCGTCGGTGGCCTGGATGCCGCCTTCTGGCAGGCACGCGCCGCACTCGCACCGCGCTTTCCCGCCGGTCTCGATCTGTTGATCACCGCTGGCGACACGGTGTTCGGGCTGCCGCGCACCACGCATGTGGAGGTTTGCTGA